The sequence AAGAAAGATATCTTGTATGTAGGTTCTTTGCTCAGCTAACTTCTCTATACCCCTATGCATGTAGCCCAACCTGGGCTCAACATCTACCACGTACTCACCCTCGACCTTAAAGGTGAACTTTTCGGCTTCAGCCAAGGCTGGATGTTGCGGCCCTATTATGATATTCATAGAGCTCATATCTGATCGAACCTCACATCCTTCCTTAGAGGATAGACACCATCGGGCCAATCTTCGGGTAGAAAGGTCCTTTCCAAATTCGGATGGTTCTTAAAGAATACGCCAAGAAGATCATGAACTTCTCGCTCATAAAGCAAGGCTCCGGGTATTATATCTAATATGGTCTCGATTTCGGGGTTATCTCTGGGTAATCGAGTCTTTACCATAGCGACCGTAGCTGGACCATAACACCATAGAAGATAGGTCAATTCTATAAAGTCTTTAAAGTCTACACCAGTTATCGTAATTAGATGTGTGGCAGAGTATTTATCCTTGAGGTATTTAATGACATCCCTATGCATCTTTGGAAGAGTTTTGATGAGAAGCCTCTTCGGTCCTAAAACTCTAGCCTCTTCAATTGAGTCTTTCAATTCCTCTGAAATCTTTTTGATGAGTTGATCTTCCATGCTCAAAATCTCAACCTCTATTTTAACTTTGAGAGTAACTTTACTACACCATCGATGATAGCCTCAGGCTTTACTGGACATCCCGGTACATAAACATCTACTGGAATCACCTTATCAATACCTCCAAGTACATTGTAACAACCTTTGAAGACACCACCACTACAAGCGCAGGATCCTACAGACATTACGAATTTCGGGCTCGCCATCTGCTCGTAGATACGTCTCAGCCTTGGAGCGGCTTGCCTTGTAACGGGCCCTGTGCAGATGAGCACATCGGAGTGCCTTGGCAGAGGTTTATGAAGTATTCCAAACCTCTCCACATCGTACCTCGGAGTTAAGACTGCAAGGACCTCTATATCA comes from Nitrososphaerales archaeon and encodes:
- a CDS encoding NADH-quinone oxidoreductase subunit C — its product is MEDQLIKKISEELKDSIEEARVLGPKRLLIKTLPKMHRDVIKYLKDKYSATHLITITGVDFKDFIELTYLLWCYGPATVAMVKTRLPRDNPEIETILDIIPGALLYEREVHDLLGVFFKNHPNLERTFLPEDWPDGVYPLRKDVRFDQI
- a CDS encoding NADH-quinone oxidoreductase subunit B family protein, whose protein sequence is MSALLKWALAKSPWVMHFCTGSCNACDIEVLAVLTPRYDVERFGILHKPLPRHSDVLICTGPVTRQAAPRLRRIYEQMASPKFVMSVGSCACSGGVFKGCYNVLGGIDKVIPVDVYVPGCPVKPEAIIDGVVKLLSKLK